A region from the Flavobacterium enshiense genome encodes:
- the rpmC gene encoding 50S ribosomal protein L29: MKQSEIKDLSAAELQGQLSQLKKTYADLKNAHAISPIENPLQLRAVRRSIARVATELTKRELL; encoded by the coding sequence ATGAAACAATCAGAAATTAAAGATCTATCTGCAGCTGAGTTACAAGGACAACTTAGTCAGTTAAAGAAGACATATGCCGACCTAAAAAATGCTCACGCAATTTCTCCAATTGAAAACCCACTACAGTTAAGAGCTGTAAGAAGATCAATTGCAAGAGTAGCGACTGAGTTAACTAAAAGAGAGTTACTATAA
- the rpsQ gene encoding 30S ribosomal protein S17, whose translation MEKRNLRKERIGVVTSNKMEKSIVVSETRRVKHPLYGKFVLKTKKYVAHDETNDCNIGDTVKIMETRPLSKSKCWRLVEIIERAK comes from the coding sequence ATGGAAAAAAGAAATTTAAGAAAAGAAAGAATTGGTGTGGTTACTAGCAACAAAATGGAGAAATCTATTGTTGTTTCTGAAACAAGAAGAGTAAAACACCCATTATATGGTAAGTTCGTGTTAAAAACTAAAAAATACGTTGCACACGACGAAACAAACGATTGCAATATTGGTGATACAGTAAAGATCATGGAAACAAGACCTTTATCTAAATCAAAATGTTGGAGATTAGTTGAAATCATTGAAAGAGCGAAGTAA